One window from the genome of Hyalangium minutum encodes:
- a CDS encoding cytochrome C oxidase subunit IV family protein, producing the protein MAVANESSQEAHNMEHHGAGRYYVVWGALLVLTVVTVVTGSVHIPNFALALALLIATVKGSLVLLFFMHLTDHKGANRLVMAVSFLFVIMMLIMPMADFATRFRPANPAGSHLSDLPDLNFIEGKTSTHGGTGGAHGAQGGAHGTPSGH; encoded by the coding sequence ATGGCTGTTGCGAATGAGTCTTCTCAGGAAGCGCACAACATGGAGCACCATGGCGCGGGCCGTTACTACGTCGTGTGGGGCGCGCTCCTGGTCCTCACGGTTGTGACGGTGGTCACCGGCAGCGTGCACATCCCCAACTTCGCGCTGGCGTTGGCGCTGCTCATCGCCACTGTGAAGGGATCGCTGGTGCTGCTGTTCTTCATGCACCTGACTGACCACAAGGGCGCCAACCGGCTGGTGATGGCGGTGTCGTTCCTGTTCGTCATCATGATGCTGATCATGCCCATGGCGGACTTCGCCACGCGCTTCCGTCCGGCGAACCCGGCGGGCTCGCACCTGAGCGATCTGCCGGACCTGAACTTCATCGAGGGCAAGACGTCCACCCACGGTGGCACGGGTGGCGCGCACGGCGCTCAGGGCGGCGCTCACGGGACCCCCAGCGGGCACTGA
- a CDS encoding DUF481 domain-containing protein — translation MLTAFIVATSLQAQTPPPPPPPPAAEATTERAAAAAEKAAAAAEKAADASARMATAVEKLTEALGKTPAAAPEAAAEKKEEAPKEDLWKGSVGLGLIALSGNSSTLTFNGLASAERKSEGWIYGVKAQAVYGRSRLPATETEAERTEVVALGANADIRVDRRFTPVISGYVLAGALTDHVKSVEVRGTGEAGAGISWWDEKSADGKFTSLRTDLAFRYFRETRFQYYPTRLDLEDVDLGGPRVGVSFSYGLSKDTVFTEEAEAIPNVLGESRLLVNSTSKLTVGLTDSLSVGTSFVLQYDSSPPSGKVSTDTALAANVQVSF, via the coding sequence ATGTTGACCGCCTTTATCGTCGCGACGTCGCTCCAAGCCCAGACTCCTCCTCCCCCGCCGCCGCCTCCGGCCGCCGAGGCCACCACCGAGCGCGCCGCCGCCGCCGCTGAGAAGGCCGCTGCCGCCGCCGAGAAGGCTGCGGACGCCAGCGCTCGCATGGCCACCGCCGTGGAGAAGCTGACCGAGGCCTTGGGGAAAACCCCTGCTGCGGCGCCCGAGGCCGCCGCTGAGAAGAAGGAGGAGGCTCCCAAGGAGGACCTGTGGAAGGGGAGCGTGGGACTGGGGCTCATCGCGCTCTCGGGGAATTCCTCGACGCTGACCTTCAACGGTCTGGCCTCGGCCGAGCGCAAGTCGGAGGGGTGGATCTACGGCGTGAAGGCGCAGGCCGTGTACGGCCGCAGCCGGCTCCCGGCCACGGAGACGGAGGCGGAGCGCACCGAGGTGGTGGCCCTGGGCGCCAACGCGGACATCCGCGTGGATCGGCGCTTCACCCCGGTCATCAGTGGCTACGTGCTGGCCGGTGCACTGACGGACCACGTGAAGAGCGTGGAGGTGCGAGGCACCGGCGAGGCCGGAGCGGGCATCTCCTGGTGGGACGAGAAGAGCGCGGATGGGAAGTTCACCTCGCTGCGCACGGACCTGGCGTTCCGCTACTTCCGTGAGACGCGCTTCCAGTACTACCCGACGCGGCTGGACCTGGAGGACGTGGACCTCGGCGGCCCGCGCGTGGGCGTGTCGTTCAGCTACGGCCTGTCCAAGGACACCGTGTTCACGGAGGAGGCTGAGGCCATCCCCAACGTGCTGGGGGAGTCCCGCCTGTTGGTGAACAGCACCTCGAAGCTCACGGTGGGGCTGACGGACAGCCTCTCGGTGGGCACCAGCTTCGTGCTCCAGTACGACAGCTCGCCGCCGTCGGGGAAGGTCTCCACGGACACGGCCCTCGCGGCCAACGTCCAGGTGTCCTTCTAA
- a CDS encoding GNAT family N-acetyltransferase: MRLVLANAEEQVSRDAVTYSAWGSPLTREGYLQRENRLRTHAWSRAELKMWLLCEAPGEVLASCETYRTDSFLRAPDGTLSAGDSYAIASVFTEERLRGRGYATKLMDLLAAELERASPRVHSAILFSDVGAPLYQRSGYRETPAWDWRFSPEPGEPSALVDRLLQDTDVGATLARMRRPDAPFFYWPTAEQVDWHIERERIYAELMPRPRPEANGAIAGDSTALWYMMGRTGTLMVLMLDARTAEQAAALLGTARRVAHRAGLSKVVLWEEPATAPLVAKVTGGTRELRDGSLPMIRPLRPGLPSPELTPIPRALWV; the protein is encoded by the coding sequence ATGCGCCTCGTCCTCGCCAACGCTGAAGAACAAGTCTCTCGGGATGCCGTCACCTACTCCGCGTGGGGCTCTCCGCTCACCCGCGAGGGCTACCTCCAGCGCGAGAACCGGCTCCGCACCCACGCCTGGTCCCGCGCCGAGCTGAAGATGTGGCTGCTGTGCGAGGCGCCGGGCGAGGTGCTCGCCTCGTGCGAGACGTACCGGACGGACAGCTTCCTCCGCGCTCCGGACGGGACGCTCTCCGCCGGGGACAGCTACGCCATCGCCAGCGTCTTCACCGAGGAGCGGCTGCGCGGGCGCGGCTACGCCACGAAGCTGATGGACCTGCTGGCCGCGGAGCTCGAACGGGCCTCGCCGCGCGTCCACAGCGCCATCCTGTTCTCGGACGTGGGCGCTCCGCTCTACCAGCGCTCGGGCTATCGGGAGACACCCGCCTGGGACTGGCGCTTCAGCCCCGAGCCGGGCGAGCCCTCCGCGCTCGTAGACCGGCTGCTCCAGGACACGGACGTGGGCGCCACGCTCGCCCGGATGCGCCGGCCCGACGCTCCCTTCTTCTACTGGCCCACCGCCGAGCAAGTGGACTGGCACATCGAGCGCGAGCGCATCTACGCGGAGCTGATGCCCCGCCCGCGTCCCGAGGCCAACGGCGCCATCGCCGGAGACTCCACCGCGCTCTGGTACATGATGGGCCGCACCGGCACATTGATGGTGCTGATGCTCGACGCGCGGACGGCCGAGCAGGCGGCGGCGCTGCTCGGGACGGCCCGGCGGGTGGCACACCGAGCAGGCCTCTCGAAGGTGGTGCTGTGGGAGGAGCCCGCGACGGCCCCGCTGGTGGCAAAGGTGACGGGGGGAACGCGGGAGCTCCGGGACGGCTCGCTGCCGATGATCCGGCCACTGCGGCCGGGCCTTCCCTCCCCCGAGCTCACGCCCATTCCCCGAGCCCTCTGGGTCTGA